One window of the Periophthalmus magnuspinnatus isolate fPerMag1 chromosome 17, fPerMag1.2.pri, whole genome shotgun sequence genome contains the following:
- the gpr35b gene encoding G-protein coupled receptor 55: MCMNTTSSECKMDTLQGVGYTLLFIPGILLHIAAFCAFRLCSWTDTHIYMFNLALADSTLILFLPFRIYDAFRCLPKNSLCMFLFNFHFLNMYASILTTAAVSVHRYLAVRFPMQARSWSRKKETAIAVCFIIWGLLITVCAVFREENSPDKLWTCYERRKDKPLSLVFILLLLLLGYFLPLLTIVFCSSQIIYILFKLNDETQEKKGIIGIVTANLVVFVVCFTPINVSYIVNYLSKPPADWQCRPMLAHTYLIVSEWIASTNCCFDSISYYFLLKHFYSQQ, encoded by the coding sequence ATGTGCATGAATACTACCTCATCTGAGTGCAAAATGGACACTCTACAAGGCGTGGGCTACACGCTCCTTTTCATCCCGGGAATCCTACTGCACATCGCTGCTTTTTGTGCCTTCAGGCTGTGCTCATGGACAGACACCCACATCTACATGTTCAACCTGGCCTTGGCTGATTCCACCCTCATCCTTTTCCTCCCCTTTAGGATCTATGATGCCTTTAGGTGCCTTCCCAAGAACTCCCTGTGCATGTTccttttcaactttcatttcCTCAACATGTATGCTAGCATCCTGACCACAGCGGCCGTCAGTGTGCACAGGTACCTGGCCGTGAGGTTCCCCATGCAGGCCAGATCCTGGAGCAGGAAGAAGGAGACAGCAATTGCTGTGTGTTTCATCATCTGGGGCCTTCTGATAACTGTATGTGCTGTGTTCAGAGAGGAGAACAGCCCTGACAAACTCTGGACTTGTTATGAGAGACGCAAAGATAAACCTCTCAGTCTTGTTTTTATACTTCTGCTACTTCTTCTGGGCTACTTTCTTCCACTGTTGACAATAGTATTTTGTTCAAGTCAAATTatctacattttgttcaaacttaATGATGAAACACAGGAGAAGAAAGGCATCATTGGAATAGTGACGGCTAATCTGGTTGTCTTTGTGGTATGTTTTACTCCTATAAATGTGAGCTACATAGTGAACTACCTGAGTAAGCCACCTGCAGACTGGCAGTGCAGGCCCATGCTTGCACACACATACTTAATAGTTTCTGAGTGGATCGCCTCAACCAACTGCTGCTTTGACTCCATCAGCTATTACTTTCTTCTCAAACATTTTTACTCTCaacaatga